GTACAGAAGTGTTCAATCAATTTATAACTGAAGTAGGAAGTATTGATATTTTAGTCAATAATGTTGGCGGCAGCAATGGTGGAAAGACGATGGAGACATCATTCGATCAGTTTGCAGAAGCGTTGCAGCTTAATTTTTTATCGGCTGTTCACTTTAGTCAGTTAGCAGTCCCATTTATGAAAAAGGAAAAGTCAGGTTCGATCATTAATGTCTCCTCTATCTTTGGACGTGAAGCAGGTGGGAAACCGACTTATAATAGTGCAAAATCAGCAATGATCAGCTTTACGAAGTCCTTAGCCGACGAAGTGATCAAGGATGGCATCCGTGTTAATGGTGTTGCACCGGGTTCGATATTGCACCCTTCAGGTAATTGGCAAAAAAGGTTAGATGAAAATCCAGAAAAGATCAATAAATTCGTAGAAGAACAAATTCCAGCGGGGCGTTTTGGAACGGTCGAAGAAGTTGCAAATGTCGTTTTATTCCTAGCTTCGGAAAAAGCAAGTTGGGTTGTTGGTGCAACATTAAATGTTGACGGCGGCCAGTCTCGATCAAATTTTTAGCCGGAAAAAATCATCATAGGAGCTTTCGTTACAGCGATGATGTTTGGTGTTTTTGAAAAAAAAGTCGAGCGCACAAAGCGATTGGGGGGGATTTCCCCTTAATCGCTTTTTTATTTTCGAAGATTCGGATTGGAAAGAAGTGGGGTTCGGTACAAACGAATGTAAGTTTAATTTGTCAATTTCCTTAACAAATCATTGATTATTGATGGTGATGTGTTACAATGTGTAATAGCGAAATATTCTAAAAATTATTTAGGGTAATAATCGTTTCGAAACTCGAAGTATGTTAATATAGTAAAAAACATAAGGGGGAGTATAAATGGTTACATACGATAGTTTACATTATCCATATCCGTCACAACGAAATGTGACATATGGAAAAAACGGTATGGTTGCGACATCTCAACCGTTAGCAGCTCAAGCAGGTTTAGACATTTTGAAACAAGGTGGTAATGCGATCGATGCAGCAATTGCTACTGCAGCGTGTTTAACTGTTGTCGAACCGACGTCAAATGGAATTGGTGGAGACGCTTTTGCATTAGTTTGGGTTAAAGGAGAACTCCACGGTCTGAATGCAAGTGGTCAAGCGCCACAATCAATCTCAATTGAAAAGTTAAAAGAACAAGGTGTCGAAGAAATCCCGAAATTTGGTTGGACACCTGTTACTGTGCCTGGAGCACCTGGTGCATGGGCGGAACTTTCTGAACGATTCGGTAAATTACCATTATCAGAAGTGTTAAAGCCTGCTGTCCAATATGCGCGAGAAGGATACCCATTAAGCCCAACACTCTCTTATTTCTGGGAACGTGCGACGAAAGCCTTTAAAGAAGTTTTAAAAGGCGAAGAGTTTGAAAGCTGGTTTGATACATTTGCTCCAAATGGCGTTGCTCCTAAAGTAGGAGAAGTATGGCGTTCAGAAGGGCACGCTTCTACGTTAGAATCTATTGGTGAAACGAACGCACGTTCATTTTATGAAGGTGAACTAGCGGAAAAAATCGACGCATATTCAAAAAAATATGGTGGCTATTTAACGAAAGAAGATTTAGCTGCTTATAAGCCTGAGTGGGTCAAACCAATCAGTGTGAATTATAAAGGGTACGATGTATGGGAGATCCCTCCAAACGGCCAAGGGCTCGTTGCTCTTATGGCATTGAATATGTTAAAAGATGAGACGTTCTCAACGCGTGATGATGAAGACACGCTCCATAAGCAAATTGAAGCAATGAAACTAGCCTTCACTGATGGTGAAAAGTATATTACAGAAGAAAAAGAAATGAGCGTTCCAGTTGATTCATTATTAAGTGATGCTTATGCAAAAGAGCGCCGCGCTTTAATTGGTGAAGAAGCGATTCAACCAGAAGCAGGAGAACCATCAAAAGGCGGTACGGTATATTTAGCGACTGCTGATAGAGAAGGAAATATGGTATCATTTATCCAAAGTAACTATATGGGCTTCGGCTCTGGATTAGTTGTTCCAGGTACGGGAATCGCTCTTCAAAACCGTGGTCATAACTTTAGTCTTGACCCATCCCATGATAACGCATTAGCACCAGGTAAACGTACGTATCATACAATTATTCCTGGGTTTTTAACTAAAGGGAATGAAGCTGTTGGACCATTTGGCGTAATGGGAGGCTTCATGCAGCCACAAGGTCATATGCAAGTCGTCATGAACACGATTGATTTCGGATTAAACCCTCAAGCAGCATTAGATGCACCAAGATGGCAATGGATGAAAGATAAAACGGTGTTAGTTGAACAAACTGTACCAAATCATCTTGCTCAGCAATTGTCTGCAAAAGGTCATAACATCCAAGTAACCCATCAATCAGGAAGCTTCGGTAGAGGACAAATTATTTGGCGAGATCCAGAAACCGGAGTTTTAGCTGGGGGAACGGAATCCAGAACAGATGGTTCCGTTGCAGCATATTAAAATGATTTTATTATAAAGGAGCGGCACGAAATGAATCATGCAGGATTATTTATGGCTTTTCTACGTGTCGGATTATTAGGGTATGGGGGCGGTCCAGCCTCCATACCCCTTATTCATAAAGAAGTCGTAGATAAATACAAATGGATGACCAGTGATGAATTTTCGGACGTTTTAGCGATCGGAAACACGTTACCTGGTCCAATTGCAACAAAAATGGCAGGATATATTGGTTATCGAGTAGCTGGAATCGGGGGAATGGTAAACGCGATTATTGCAACGGTAGTTCCGACTGTTATATTCATGATCGCTCTTCTTGTATCATTAGCCTCTTTTAGAGAATATGCCTGGGTTCAAGGGATGACAAATGGCGTGTTACCAATCGTTGCAGTGATGTTAGGAGTATTAACATGGAGTTTTGTAAAACGATCAAAAGATGATTTTGGTTGGGGAAAAGTGATGATCCTTATTTTACTTTCCGTACTGTTAATCCAGCTAGCAGGGTTACATCCAGCAATTGTTATTGCAGGACTGATTATTTTTGTTTTCTTGAAAAAACAAAAACAACCTTCTAAAGTAAAGGAAGGTGAGAAAGAATGACGTATTGGGAAATATTTTTAGCGTTTTTCATTCCTGGAATCGTTGGTTATGGTGGCGGACCGGCGACAATTCCATTAATTGAGTATGAAGTTGTCCACCGCTATGGCTGGATGAGTGTAGAAGAGTTTGGGGAAGTGTTGGCTTTAGGAAATGCACTACCAGGTCCAATTGCAACAAAAATGGCAGGGTATATTGGCTTTGTTGAAGGTGGAGTTCTTGGTGCGTTTGTTGGATTATTTGCAACGATTGCCCCATCACTTATATTAATGATTGTCCTATTAAGTATTTTATACAAATTTAAAGATTCCCCAAAGGTAAAATTATTATCAAGTATCGTTCGCCCAACGATTGCTGTTTTATTAGGTGTGATGACTTTACGCTTCGTTGAGACTTCGTACATTGATAATGGTGTGGTTCAAACTGGGTTACTCATTGTTGTAAGTTATTATTTATTAGAGAAGTTAAAAGTTCATCCAGCTTTTGTTATACTAGGTTCCTTAATTTACGGAGCAATTTTTCTTGCACCATAAAGAAAGCAGGTGGTTTTATGAAACCACCTGCTTATTTAGATTTTTATGGAGTTAAAACAATACTTCCATTCACTTGCTGATTTTCAATCGCTTCGTGAGCTTTCTCAGCTTCATCAAATGAGAATGTGGCTCCAACATGAGCAAAGATTGATTTTTGTTCAAACAGCCTGCTTATTTCTTCACCTGCTCTACGCAACACTTCAGTTGGTGCAGTAAATAATAAAACGCCCATTAAGGAAGCGTGTTTTTGATTAAGTTTTCTCCAAGGTAATTTCGGTGTATTGTCTTTCGGAGAACCAATTGTAACGATCTTACCACCAAGTTTGATCATATCTAAATCTTTTTCGATATTTTCACTTAAGGACATTTCTAAAATTAAATCGACACCTTGGTCATCTGTTACCTCATTTACTTTTTCAACGATATCTGTTTCTTTGTATAAAAGGACCTCATTTGCACCAGCTTTTTTACAAATTGAAGCTTTTTCTTCATTACTCGCTGTTGCAATAATCGTTAAACCAGCTTTTTTTGCAAGCTGAATTGCAGCTTGGCCAACAGCACCGGCTCCACCGTAAATGAGCACCGTTTCACCAGGGCGGACATTTGCGCGATAATGTAATGAAAGGTGTGCTGTCATAAATGGCATGGCAAGAGCTGCCCCTTCAACATCTGTTACACGTTTAGGTAATGGGAATACTTTTGATTCATCACATGTAACGTATTCAGCACATGTCCCAGTTACATTCGTAGCCCATACGCGGTCTCCTTTTTTCACGTATGTAACATTTGCTCCAACTTCTTCAACTGTTCCACCTAAATCAAAATGAGGAATGAATGGAAATGAACTGACAGGACGGATCCCTTTTCTAAAATACGTATCGACTGGATTTAGGCCACTTCCACCAATTTTGATGAGTACTTCTCCAGCTTTTGGTTCAGGTTTCTCAATATTTTTTGTATGAAGAACTTCTGGTGATCCATATTTTTCATAAACAACAGCTTTCATTTTCTCACACTCCCTTTTTTAGATTAATTTGTAACTGAATCAATTTCATAACTCAAAATATGATGCGAAATTCCGAATGATGAGTGTGAACTCCACTTGAGACGGACGCTTTCCCGAGGGCTTGTCTTCAGCTAACTTAGGCTCAACAACTCTTCGCCTAAGTGGATCTTCAGACTACGCTTATCCTCCGGGAGTCGCCGTCTTTTGTTACGTTCACTTCCAGATAAAACGTACATTTAATGATATATTTATAATATCATTCGTTTCACTGCGCAAAAAACTTAATTATGAAATTGATTCAACTAGCAGATTGATTATCTTTTTTGTATTTTCTCATAATTCTTTTATAAAAAAAAGAAAAGCCTTCTAATAGTTGGTTCCGTATTCGAGATGAATTTAAGTGTTACTTTTTCCTCTTTAAAAAGGGTGCTAAATAATACGTTATATATTATTGAAATACTCCCTTCAAAAATAAAGGAGGTAATTCATGTACGAATTACCTCCAAAAATTTATTGTGATAGTCGGTTTTCTCCCTTTAAAAGGAATGACATACCCTCTTAAACAAGGCTTTTAATCGTAATGAACACGACTTCCACTTGTCCATTCAGCTTCGTGATGCAATCCTCCACGGTTCATAATTTCCTTTATAATCTCTTTATGAATCGTGACCCCCTCAGTATTTAAATATGGGGCGATTTGTTGTAAATTTTTATGAAAAAAAGCTAGCTCTTTATCTGTCCAATCATTTTTCCCCATCATGGAAAGTTCAGTCATATCCCTTCCTACATACATGTTTTGTCCTCCCTAAATATGGCATCATGTTAAAATAGATGCTATGGTTCTTCACCAGTACTTATAGTTTATCTAGAGAATCATTACGATATTCGATATAATCGGTAGTAAAAATGAACAAAATTTGAAATTCAGGAAGTTCAAGAAAGCGAGGATGTACATATGTCAGGTGAAAACAACGGTAAGGTAGCTCTCGTTACTGGGAGTAGTCGCGGAATTGGTAAAGAAATTGCTTTACGTTTAGCGAAAAAAGGTTATAACATCGTCATTAACTATGCACGAAGTAAATCAAAAGCAGAAGAGACGGCAGAAGAAATTCGTCAATTAGGCAGAGAAGTTTTGACTGTTAAAGCGAATATCGGTAAGGTCGATAAAATTGAAGAGATGTTTGAAACGATTGATGAACATTTCGGAAGGCTTGATGTACTAGTAAATAATGCGGCATCAGGTGTCCTACGCCCGGTGACTGAGTTAGAAGAAAGTCATTGGGATTGGACAATGAATATTAACAGTAAAGCAATGTTATTTTGTTCACAAATGGCCGCACAGCGCATGGAAAAACAAGGTGGCGGAGCAATCGTTAGCTTAAGTTCACTAGGAGCACAACGATATTTAAAAAACTATACAACAGTCGGTGTATCAAAAGCAGCAGTTGAAGCACTCACTAGGTACTTAGGAGTCGAATTGGCCCCATTAGGTATTCGTGTAAATGCAGTATCTGGAGGAGCTGTTGACACAGACGCCTTAACACATTTTCCAAATCGAGAACAACTCTTAGAAGATGCGAAAAGCCGAACGCCAGTGGGAAGAATTGTCGAACCGAATGATTTAGCTGATACTGCTATGTTTTTATTATCAGATGATGCAAAAATGATTTGTGGCCAGACGATCATCGTTGACGGTGGAATTTCATTATTAACGTAATATTGATGAACGAGGATGATTCATAAGTGATTAGCTCACTCTTGAACCATCCTCGTTATTTTTTTTATTGAGTGGAAGTCGCAAGTAAATGGAGAAACTTGCAAGTAAATTTGGGAAATCACAAGTAACTGGAGGAAGTCGCAAGTAAGAATCATTATATAAATAAGATCTCATGAAGAAATTGAGAAGTTTGATGAACAAATCAGAGAAGTGATGAACAAATCAGAGAAGTGATGAACAAAGCGAAAGCCCATGCTCTAAGCTAAAAACTAATGAAAAACTCCCACGACTTCTCATAACTTCCCCTATCATTAACGGTAAAATTTTCATAAGATCAAGGGTAAATTTTTTCGGATAAAATGCCGGCTAGCGGACATCATAATTGTTGTGGAGGTGATACTCATGGCTAAAAAACAACAACAACAGCAACCACAAGCTTCTCAAACTAATGCTCAAAAAGTACGTCAGCAAAACCAACAGTCTGCTCAAGGACAAAACTACGAGTTCGCGAGCGAAACTGATGCACAGCAAGTACGCCAGCAGAACCAACAATCTGCTCAGCGTAAACAGCAAGCTTCTTCTAAAGGACAACAGCAGTAATCAAACTGCTCATATAGCGTGCCATTAACGCTACAGAAAAGGGGCTAACCTAATAAGGTAACCATTCTTTAGTACACAACGATTGACTTGTCATTTCGACGTGTATTTGATAGAACAGGTACCTTAGGTTAGCCTCCTTTTTATTATTTTGACGCTGTTAAAGTTCAGTGTTGATAAAAAGTGTTATTTAACAATTGTTTTCTTTGTGAGAAGCGAAGGTGGCGACTCCAGCGGGAAAAGCACGAGCTGAAGATCCACTTAGGAAAGAAAAGATCATTTCTTTCCTAAGTTAGCTGAAGCCGTGCCCGCGGCAAAGAAGACACCGCGATAGCAAGTGGAACGAAGCTTGAGCGGATGTCGCACTTGTGCCTAGAGGTGAAAGCGTCCACCGAGAGCGGAGCACAAGGCATTCGCTTCTCCGAAATCACATCAAACTGCGACGAGTAAAACAAAGTGATGCAGGAGCACAAAATCAACAACCAACTTTTACATAGCCATTATTTTAAACAAAAAAAGTTCACAAAATTGTCGGGGACCTGGTCCCCGACAATTTTGTTTTGTTAAGTCTTTTAGCTTTTGTGTTTTGAATCGTTTTAAAATCGGTGAATCAATAGTATAATAAGGAAGATAGAGGAAGAAAAGGAATCTTTATAAAAACAATAACGAATATAGGGGCAGTATTTTAAACATTAAAGGTGAGGAGTGTTAACTCGATAGGATCTAATGCTTTTTTTCAATCAAACATTGGAGGGATGTTCGATGTTTTTCGGTAAAAGAAGGAAGAAGAAAAATGAGGCTGAGAGAAAAAAAGAAGTAAAAGTTGTTTCAGTCACGATAGATGATGTACGTGAGGCAGTAAACAATTATGCAAAATCCCTTCAAAAAGGAGTATCGTTAAGGAGCATTGTCCTTGATAGTCATGAGGTTGACTATGACCTACTATGTGACTATTTAGGTGGGAAACCAGACAAGCCATTTTACATGTCAAAAGAAACATTTGAAATATTCGAAGATCCTAATTACCCAAAGCATATTGATCAATGTCAAATTGCATGTGATCAATATTTGCTTGAAAAAGGAGAAGAACCTGTAATAAATGGTGACCCTTACCGAAAATTAAGTTATTTTAAGTTACAAGATTACTTAGTAGAGAAACCGCCATTTGATTTATATTTACATCCAGACGATCGTATGGTAACTCATCGCAAGTCGAAAAAATAGTGCAATGAGTAATGTCCCTAAATCATACTAAGTCGTTAAGCCCATTTGTAACTTAGGAGGAAAGGAGAAAAGCAGTGAGTTTTCCCAAAGTAGGCAGTAACATACAAGTACACAGCTATAAACATAACGGACAACTTCATCGTATTTGGGAAGAGACAATCATACTCAAAGGAACTTCTCATGAGGTGATTGGTGGCAATGACCGTATTATGGTACAAGAATCAGACGGTAGACAGTGGCGAACTCGAGAACCTGCAATCTGTTACTTTACTGCTGATCATTGGTTTAATTGTATCGGGATGATCCGTAATGATGGGATTCATTATTACTGCAACTTAGGCACGCCATTTACTTATGATCACGAAGCATTAAAATATATTGATTATGATTTGGACATAAAAGTATTTCCAGACATGACGTACAAGCTGTTGGATGAAGATGAATTTGCATTACATAAAAAACAAATGAATTATCCAGATGAAGTCGAAATTATTTTGCGACGAAGTGTTGATGAACTTGTTTCATGGGTCAGCCAGCAGAAAGGACCTTTTGAACCTGGTTTTATTGAATATTGGTATGAACGCTTTTTACAATATCGATAAGCAGGGTGTGAAAAAACATAAGCGGCTCTTATAGGGCCGCTTCTTTCTTTTAACAGAAACGTTGGTCAAAAGTGGACGTATATTTCGACATGCTCTTAACAAAAAAGAAGTGTTGTTTAACGATTATGGTTATCCTAAGAGAGAGCAGGAGGAGGTGCAACGGTTGGATAGTATTAAACGGTATTTACAGTTTGTAAAGCCTTATTGGAAAGAGATTATCGGGACAGTCATTATCGGAATGCTGAAATTCGGGATTCCACTTGTTATCCCACTCATTTTAAAATACGTTATTGATGATATCATCGGTGCAGCTCATTTAACATCCGATGAAAAGTTAACGCAGTTGTACTGGCTTATGGGCATCGTTCTTTTTATATTTATTGTGTTTCGTCCACCGATTGAATACTATCGACAATATTTTGCACAATGGATCGGTAGTAAAGTACTTTATGACATTAGAGAAAAACTCTTTACCCACTTG
The Bacillus shivajii DNA segment above includes these coding regions:
- the ggt gene encoding gamma-glutamyltransferase, which codes for MVTYDSLHYPYPSQRNVTYGKNGMVATSQPLAAQAGLDILKQGGNAIDAAIATAACLTVVEPTSNGIGGDAFALVWVKGELHGLNASGQAPQSISIEKLKEQGVEEIPKFGWTPVTVPGAPGAWAELSERFGKLPLSEVLKPAVQYAREGYPLSPTLSYFWERATKAFKEVLKGEEFESWFDTFAPNGVAPKVGEVWRSEGHASTLESIGETNARSFYEGELAEKIDAYSKKYGGYLTKEDLAAYKPEWVKPISVNYKGYDVWEIPPNGQGLVALMALNMLKDETFSTRDDEDTLHKQIEAMKLAFTDGEKYITEEKEMSVPVDSLLSDAYAKERRALIGEEAIQPEAGEPSKGGTVYLATADREGNMVSFIQSNYMGFGSGLVVPGTGIALQNRGHNFSLDPSHDNALAPGKRTYHTIIPGFLTKGNEAVGPFGVMGGFMQPQGHMQVVMNTIDFGLNPQAALDAPRWQWMKDKTVLVEQTVPNHLAQQLSAKGHNIQVTHQSGSFGRGQIIWRDPETGVLAGGTESRTDGSVAAY
- a CDS encoding NADPH:quinone reductase yields the protein MKAVVYEKYGSPEVLHTKNIEKPEPKAGEVLIKIGGSGLNPVDTYFRKGIRPVSSFPFIPHFDLGGTVEEVGANVTYVKKGDRVWATNVTGTCAEYVTCDESKVFPLPKRVTDVEGAALAMPFMTAHLSLHYRANVRPGETVLIYGGAGAVGQAAIQLAKKAGLTIIATASNEEKASICKKAGANEVLLYKETDIVEKVNEVTDDQGVDLILEMSLSENIEKDLDMIKLGGKIVTIGSPKDNTPKLPWRKLNQKHASLMGVLLFTAPTEVLRRAGEEISRLFEQKSIFAHVGATFSFDEAEKAHEAIENQQVNGSIVLTP
- a CDS encoding DUF3939 domain-containing protein, which produces MFFGKRRKKKNEAERKKEVKVVSVTIDDVREAVNNYAKSLQKGVSLRSIVLDSHEVDYDLLCDYLGGKPDKPFYMSKETFEIFEDPNYPKHIDQCQIACDQYLLEKGEEPVINGDPYRKLSYFKLQDYLVEKPPFDLYLHPDDRMVTHRKSKK
- a CDS encoding cytosolic protein, whose translation is MYVGRDMTELSMMGKNDWTDKELAFFHKNLQQIAPYLNTEGVTIHKEIIKEIMNRGGLHHEAEWTSGSRVHYD
- the ntdP gene encoding nucleoside tri-diphosphate phosphatase, producing MSFPKVGSNIQVHSYKHNGQLHRIWEETIILKGTSHEVIGGNDRIMVQESDGRQWRTREPAICYFTADHWFNCIGMIRNDGIHYYCNLGTPFTYDHEALKYIDYDLDIKVFPDMTYKLLDEDEFALHKKQMNYPDEVEIILRRSVDELVSWVSQQKGPFEPGFIEYWYERFLQYR
- a CDS encoding SDR family NAD(P)-dependent oxidoreductase; this encodes MDLQLQGKNVLITGGSKGIGKAIAEAFLAEGANVGVIARGEEDLKKAKDELSGLKTFQADLMDKQARTEVFNQFITEVGSIDILVNNVGGSNGGKTMETSFDQFAEALQLNFLSAVHFSQLAVPFMKKEKSGSIINVSSIFGREAGGKPTYNSAKSAMISFTKSLADEVIKDGIRVNGVAPGSILHPSGNWQKRLDENPEKINKFVEEQIPAGRFGTVEEVANVVLFLASEKASWVVGATLNVDGGQSRSNF
- the fabL gene encoding enoyl-[acyl-carrier-protein] reductase FabL, whose protein sequence is MSGENNGKVALVTGSSRGIGKEIALRLAKKGYNIVINYARSKSKAEETAEEIRQLGREVLTVKANIGKVDKIEEMFETIDEHFGRLDVLVNNAASGVLRPVTELEESHWDWTMNINSKAMLFCSQMAAQRMEKQGGGAIVSLSSLGAQRYLKNYTTVGVSKAAVEALTRYLGVELAPLGIRVNAVSGGAVDTDALTHFPNREQLLEDAKSRTPVGRIVEPNDLADTAMFLLSDDAKMICGQTIIVDGGISLLT
- a CDS encoding chromate transporter; its protein translation is MNHAGLFMAFLRVGLLGYGGGPASIPLIHKEVVDKYKWMTSDEFSDVLAIGNTLPGPIATKMAGYIGYRVAGIGGMVNAIIATVVPTVIFMIALLVSLASFREYAWVQGMTNGVLPIVAVMLGVLTWSFVKRSKDDFGWGKVMILILLSVLLIQLAGLHPAIVIAGLIIFVFLKKQKQPSKVKEGEKE
- a CDS encoding chromate transporter — its product is MTYWEIFLAFFIPGIVGYGGGPATIPLIEYEVVHRYGWMSVEEFGEVLALGNALPGPIATKMAGYIGFVEGGVLGAFVGLFATIAPSLILMIVLLSILYKFKDSPKVKLLSSIVRPTIAVLLGVMTLRFVETSYIDNGVVQTGLLIVVSYYLLEKLKVHPAFVILGSLIYGAIFLAP